Below is a genomic region from Fusobacterium nucleatum.
TCCAAAAACTCATCCACAAAGTTATCACTATTATATGTATAATAATTTTTTTAATCATATTGATATAGATAAAGAAAATGTCAATATTTTAAATGGAATGGCTAAAAATTATAAAGAAGAGTGTAAGAAATATGAAGAAAAAATTTTAGAAGTTGGAGGAATAGATTTATTTTTGGGTGGTGTGGGTGTTGATGGACATATTGCCTTTAATGAACCTGGTTCATCTTTTAAATCAAGAACAAGAGAAAAACAACTTACAGAGGATACTATAATTGCCAATTCAAGATTTTTTAATAATGATATTACAAAAGTTCCTCAATCTGCTTTAACTGTTGGAGTGAGTACAATCATGGATGCAAAAGAAGTTTTAATAATGGTTGAAGGAAATAATAAGGCAAGAGCATTGCATATGGGAATTGAAGAAGGAATAAATCATATGTGGACTATATCAGCCTTACAGTTACATGAAAAAGCTATTATTGTTGCTGATGAAGATGCTTGTGCAGAACTTAAAGTTGCAACCTACAAATATTATAAAGATATTGAAAAGAAAAATTATAATGTAGATAAGTTAATTGAAAACTTATATAAAAAATAATATAAAAAACTGCACCCTATCTTGTATTTCTAAAATAGATGGTGCAGTTTATTTTATATTTCTAAATTTTATTGATGTGGTATTTCTTTTGCATTTAATGCTTCTTCTGGAATAACAATATCTGTAACATTATTTATATTAGACATTTTTGCATCCATTTCCATAGACATTTTCATACCTTGCATTTCAAAATCAAAAGATACAATTGAAGAAGATAGTAAATATGTATTTTTATCAACTATGTATTTTACAGCTATATTTTCAATCTTAACATCATTTCCTATTTGACCTGCAGCTGTATTTGTATTTGCAAGTTGTTTTTTCATAGCATCCTTTAAGAATTCAGAATCTTTTGAAATTGAAATTATATAATTCCCATCTTTTTCATCAATATCAATTTTATCTATATTATCTCTCATAACATCATAAGTAGCATTAGAGTTAGTCATATATCCTTTAAATTGACTAGCTATTTCATCAGTAAGAGTTTGCTTAACCCATTGATTATCTACTGGATTTTGAATATACATAGTATTATCTTTGATAAAAGAATTCATTTTAAGATTTTGAGAAGGTATTGCCATTTCCATTTTCATTGCAATAGGTTCTAAAATTAAAGAAACATCCATTGTCATTTCTATATTATTCTTATTACCATTTTGATTTTGAGCCATTTTCATATTTACAAGCATATCCCCACTCTTCATGCTTTCAGATGCAGCAATAAATTTTTCTATGACTTCTTTTTTATCAATTTTACTTTTCCCACAAGCTCCTATAAAAATTACAGAAAATACTGTTAATACAACAAATAACAATTTTTTTAATGAATTTTTCATTTTTTCCTCTCCTTATTAAAAATTTTTGATTTAATACTTAAATAATATATCATATATAAATTTTTTTATCAAATTATTTTAAATTTTAATACTATTCAATAATTCTTCTAATTTAGGAGTTATTTTTTCTAAAATTTCTGTATTCATAGGATTTTTTAAATTCCCTATTTCTAATAATTTAAAGAAAGATTCAGAACCTCCTGCTTTACAAAGAGTTATATATTCTTTTAAAGTTTCTTCTTTATTATCTAAATATTTTAAAAGATATTGAAATGCACAAACTTGTGCAAGAGTATAATCTATATAATAAAAAGGCGCCCAAAATACATGTCCTTGTGAAAACCAAAATGCACCACTATTATAAAAATCATTATCATAATCTAAATCAGGTTCATACATCAATTCTAGTTCATGATATTTTTTTCTTCTTTCTTCTGGTGTGGCATTAGGATTTTCATATATATAATGTTGAAAATGATCAATTGTAACTCCATAAGGTATAAAAGTTAATGCTCCTTTTAAAGCTGAATACTTAAACTTATTAGCATTTTCACCAAAAAATAATTCCATCCAAGGCCAAGTTAAAAATTCCATACTCATAGAGTGTATTTCAGCTGCATCATAAGTAGGCCAAATATATTCTGGAAGAAGTTGATATTGTGACATATAACATTGAAACGCATGACCAGCTTCATGAGTTATAACATCAATATCTCCTTTTGTTCCATTAAAATTTGAAAAAATAAAAGGTGATTTATATTTATCAAGACTTGTACAATATCCGCCTACACGTTTTTTAGGTTTGGCAACTAAGTCCATCAATTCATTTTCTATCATAAAATCAAAGAATTTACCAGTTTCTGGACTTAATTCACTATACATTTTTTGTGCATTCTTAACTATGAAATCAACATTTCCATTAGGATTTGAATTACCATCTTTGAAATCACAAGCTTCATCAAAATATTTAAAATCCTTTATCCCTAATCTTTCAGCTTGTTTTTGTCTTATTTTTATTGCTAAAGGTGTCAAGGTTTTTAATACTTTCTCTCTGTATTTAGCTACATCTTTATGATTATAATCTGTTCTATTCAATAATTTGTATTGTAAGTCAATATAATTTTCATAACCTAAAGCATGTGCCATTTCAGTTCTAACTTTTACCATTTCATCATAAATATTATCAAATTCTTCTTGATGTTCTTCAAAGAATTTT
It encodes:
- a CDS encoding M3 family oligoendopeptidase, which gives rise to MKFKDMPYTRPDMEKVKKIFKETKEKIENANSVTEQIKIIEEFASFKKDLYTTIEIANIRLSIDTTDEFYENENNFFDENKPIIETLNTEVSRVIYNSKFRDELEKKFGKHYFKLLECKLVLNEKAIPFMQKENALSTKYDKIIANSKIIFRGKEYTVSQMPPLLQNPDREFRKEAYQARAKFFEEHQEEFDNIYDEMVKVRTEMAHALGYENYIDLQYKLLNRTDYNHKDVAKYREKVLKTLTPLAIKIRQKQAERLGIKDFKYFDEACDFKDGNSNPNGNVDFIVKNAQKMYSELSPETGKFFDFMIENELMDLVAKPKKRVGGYCTSLDKYKSPFIFSNFNGTKGDIDVITHEAGHAFQCYMSQYQLLPEYIWPTYDAAEIHSMSMEFLTWPWMELFFGENANKFKYSALKGALTFIPYGVTIDHFQHYIYENPNATPEERRKKYHELELMYEPDLDYDNDFYNSGAFWFSQGHVFWAPFYYIDYTLAQVCAFQYLLKYLDNKEETLKEYITLCKAGGSESFFKLLEIGNLKNPMNTEILEKITPKLEELLNSIKI
- the nagB gene encoding glucosamine-6-phosphate deaminase yields the protein MRFIVTANKRAADWGAVYIAKKIKEFNPSPEKKFVLGLPTGSTPLQMYKKLIQFNKEGIISFKNVITFNMDEYVGLPKTHPQSYHYYMYNNFFNHIDIDKENVNILNGMAKNYKEECKKYEEKILEVGGIDLFLGGVGVDGHIAFNEPGSSFKSRTREKQLTEDTIIANSRFFNNDITKVPQSALTVGVSTIMDAKEVLIMVEGNNKARALHMGIEEGINHMWTISALQLHEKAIIVADEDACAELKVATYKYYKDIEKKNYNVDKLIENLYKK
- a CDS encoding DUF6612 family protein, yielding MKNSLKKLLFVVLTVFSVIFIGACGKSKIDKKEVIEKFIAASESMKSGDMLVNMKMAQNQNGNKNNIEMTMDVSLILEPIAMKMEMAIPSQNLKMNSFIKDNTMYIQNPVDNQWVKQTLTDEIASQFKGYMTNSNATYDVMRDNIDKIDIDEKDGNYIISISKDSEFLKDAMKKQLANTNTAAGQIGNDVKIENIAVKYIVDKNTYLLSSSIVSFDFEMQGMKMSMEMDAKMSNINNVTDIVIPEEALNAKEIPHQ